In Methylobacterium sp. WL1, the sequence CACCGAGAGATGGTCCGCTTGGTAAATCGATTGCGCGGACGTGGCCGCCCGGGCGGCATGCGGTACGGCGCCAATCTGCTTGGACAGGCCGCGGGCCGCGGGGTTTACTTGGCCGCCGGCTTCGCCGCCTTCGTGATGGTCGGGCACGGCGTCGGCCCGGCGGCGCTCGGCCGCTACGGCCTGGCCCTCGCGGTGCTGGCGGTGGCGCTCATCGCGGCCGATTTTGGTACCACGCTGACCTTCGGGTCACGCCTCGGCGCCGGCGCGCCGGAGATGCGGGCTGCGGAATTCGGCCGCATGATATCGGCCCGGCTGCTCCTCGGCGGCGGCACCGGATTGCTGCTGCTCGGCGCCCTGCCGCTGCTGCCCGGGGAGATCCGGCCGGCGCTGGCCCTCGCCGCCGTGCTGATGCCGCTCGCGGCCGCGCGCTTCCAGGATTCCCTGTTCCAGGTCTGCGGGAGGCCGGGCTGGTCGGTCTGGCCGTCCCTGGCCAACGCCGTGGTCCTGGTCGGCGGCACGGCACTCGCGCTCTGGTTGCAGCTCCCCGAGGCGGCCCTGAGCATCGTCGCGGTGGCCTCGGGCATCGTCTACGGCGTGGTCGGGCTGATCCTGGCCGCCAAGCTTCTGCCTCTGCGTCCCGCTTCCCTGTCGCAGGGCTGGGCGACGATCCGGGCCGCGGCCGGCGTCGGGATCTCGAACGCCCTCGGCTCACTCAACGGCCGCATCAGCTTGATCATGCTGGCGGCGCTGGCGGGTGCGGCGGAACTCGGCCAGTTCACCGCGGGCTTCCGGTTCTTCGAGCTCGGCGCCGCGGTGGCGATCACCCTGTGCGCGCCGCTCGTGCCCGTGTTCGGCCGGGCAGTCGGCGCCATCGATGCCGGCGCGACACGTTCCGGCACCGATCGGCTGCGCTCCAGCGTGCGCCCCGCACTGATCGTGATCCTGGCGGCCGCGGTGGCCGGAACCGTGGCGGCCTGCGCGGTCGCCGATCCTCTGGTGCGTGTGATCTTCGGGCCGGATTTCGCTGCGGCCGCGCCGGTCCTGCGCATCGCAGCCGCGATGAGCGCCCTGCTGATTACCGCCACGGTGCTGTTCGCCGGTCTGGTTCCCCTCGGTCGGACCGGCTTCGCGGTGCGCGGCAGTGCGGCCGCCTGCGCCACGAATCTGGCCGCTTGCGCGGTGCTGATCCCCCTGGATCCGCTGCTCGGCGCGGCCTGGGCCGCCCTCCTGGCCGAGGTCGCGATGCTGGCGGTGGTCGCCCACGCCTTCTGGCGCGAAGCCGGCGCACCACTGGCGCCCGGCGATGCCCCGACTGTGCTGGGCCCCGGCCTCGTCACCGCCCTCGCCTGGGCCGCCGGCCCGGCGACGCTCGCGCCGATCACGGTGCCTTTCGCCGCCGTCCTCTCCGCTGCGGTGGCGGCTTGGCTGTGCCTGCGCGGCCGCTCCACCGCCGCTCCCCTCCCCCTCTCGATCCCGGAAGCTTCGTCATGAGCGACGTCCCCGTGCTCTCGGTCATCATCCCGACCTACAACCGCGCCGACACGCTGCGCCTGTGCCTGCGGGCCTTCGACCGACAGACGACCGACCGGCCGTTCGAGATCGTCGTCTGCGACGACGGCTCCGCCGACGCCACCGGCACGGTGATCAGCCACGCGGTCGCCACCGGCCGCATACCGGTCGTGCACCTGCGCCAGGAGAATGCCGGCGCCAACGCGGCCAGGAACCGGGCGATCGCGTCGGCCCGGGGCGCGCGGCTCCTGATCGTCAACGACGACACGATCCCGGCCCCCAGCCTCGTCGATGCGCATCTCGCCGCCCATGCCAGGCGGGGCGGACGCGAGACCGCGATCCTCGGGCGCATGACCATCGACCCGGCTCTGCCGTTCTCGCCGTTCTCCGCCCTGCACCACGACGCGTCGTACGACGCGCTCGCGGGCCGGGTGGAAGTGGGCTGGGACGCCTTCCTGACCTGCAACGTCAGCGTTGATCGCCGCCTGCTCGAAGAGGCGGGCGGCTTCGATCCGCGCCTGACCTGGCATGAGGACATCGAACTCGGCGAGCGGCTGGCCCGGCGCGGCATGCACCTGTTCTATGAGCCGGAGGCGCTGGCCTATCACCACCACCTCCTGGACGAGACGGCCTACCTGCGCATCGCCGAGCGCGAGGGGGCGGCGCTGGTGCTGTGGTACCGGAAGCGCCCGGACCTCGCGCCCGATCTCACCCGGCTCGGCCTCGTCGGCCCGCCGCCGCTGGCCGCCGCCCCGCGCCACCGCGTCGCCGACCTGGCGATGCCCACGGCGCTGCTGCCCGGCTGGCAGATGGCGGCACGTGTCCTCACTCGGATCAGTCCCGAGGCCGGCCGCACGGTCTGGCGCCGCCTGTTCCAGCGCCAGAAACGCCTCGCCATCGCCCGGGCGCTGGCGGCGTGAGCGGCTCCCGGATGCACGCTCAGAACCTTTTCGCCGCCCTGCTGCTACCGGCGCTTGCCGCCTGCGGCGCGGCCGATGCGCAATCACAGCAGCGCATCCTGGTCGATCCCGCAGGCGGCGCGATGGAAAACTACCGCACGGTGGCCCGGCTCGCAGACGTCCCGTTCGCGAGCCTCGGGCCCGGATCGAGCGTGCTGATCCGCGGCGGCAGCTACGGCGACGTGGCGGTGATCGGCACCCGCGGCAGCGCCGAGGCACCGGTCACCGTGGCGGCCGTCGCCGGGACCAGGCCGGTCCTGTCGAACTCGGTGGTGTTCGAGAACGCCGCCTACGTCACGGTGACCGGCCTGACCGTGCAGGGCGCGGTCAATTCCGGCTTCATCATCCGCCGCGGCTCGCACCACGTGACGGTGGCGGACTCCACGGTTTCGAGATCCGGTCTCGGCATCTGGATCGGCGACGGCGCCGGGGCCGGCCACCGCATCACCGGCAACACGCTCTCCGACAACAAGACCCATGGCGTCGCCATCGACGTGATCAACGTGCCGCCGGAGGATCCGAGCTACATCCTGGCCAACACGGTGACCGGCAACGGCATCCACGGGATGGAGATCAACGGCTCCGGCTACGTGGTCGAGGGCAACCGGGTCTCGGGCAACGGCGTCGGCATGTCGGGCACCTCCGGCATCCACGTCTACGCCAAGGATGCAGCCCAGGACGCGGGCGACCGCAATACCATCCGGTACAACATCGTCACCGGCCAGAAGGAAACCACCGGCCAGGACGGCAACGGCATCCAGATCGACCAATGGTGCGACGGCAATACCGTCGCGTTCAACGTCGCGACCGACAACGACGGTGCCGGCATCAACCTGTTCGACGCCGGCTCGAACACGGTGGTGAACAACACCGTCACCGGCAACATGCGCGATTCCGGCGGCAAGCACGTCTACCGCGGCGAGATCGTGCTGGCCTCGGACTACACCAAGTCGGTCGACCGCACCGCGGGCAACCGGGTGCTGAACAACATCGCCTTCGCCACCCGGCCCGGCATCGCAGCCATCGCGGTCGAGGCGACCACCGCCGACAACGGGAACGCCATCGGGCCGAACTTCATCGGCAGCCGCGTCGGCGCGCCGCTCTATCGCTGGGCCGCCACGACCACCAGCGACGGGGCGAGCCTGCCGCTGCACGGCCAAGGCCCCGACCTGACCGGCACCCCCGCCTTCCGCGACCCGGCCGCCCCACTCTCGGGCGGCCTCGCGCTGACCAAGCCCCCCGCCCGCGCCGGCATCCCGCTCGGCGCAACCCGCGACCTCGCCGGTCAAGCCTACGTGGCCGGCGAAGCCCCGACCTTCGGCGCCTACAGGAGCCCGTAACATGCTACGCATCGGTATCGACGCGCACGTGCTCACCGGCAAGCCCCAGG encodes:
- a CDS encoding oligosaccharide flippase family protein; translated protein: MAAGFAAFVMVGHGVGPAALGRYGLALAVLAVALIAADFGTTLTFGSRLGAGAPEMRAAEFGRMISARLLLGGGTGLLLLGALPLLPGEIRPALALAAVLMPLAAARFQDSLFQVCGRPGWSVWPSLANAVVLVGGTALALWLQLPEAALSIVAVASGIVYGVVGLILAAKLLPLRPASLSQGWATIRAAAGVGISNALGSLNGRISLIMLAALAGAAELGQFTAGFRFFELGAAVAITLCAPLVPVFGRAVGAIDAGATRSGTDRLRSSVRPALIVILAAAVAGTVAACAVADPLVRVIFGPDFAAAAPVLRIAAAMSALLITATVLFAGLVPLGRTGFAVRGSAAACATNLAACAVLIPLDPLLGAAWAALLAEVAMLAVVAHAFWREAGAPLAPGDAPTVLGPGLVTALAWAAGPATLAPITVPFAAVLSAAVAAWLCLRGRSTAAPLPLSIPEASS
- a CDS encoding glycosyltransferase; translation: MSDVPVLSVIIPTYNRADTLRLCLRAFDRQTTDRPFEIVVCDDGSADATGTVISHAVATGRIPVVHLRQENAGANAARNRAIASARGARLLIVNDDTIPAPSLVDAHLAAHARRGGRETAILGRMTIDPALPFSPFSALHHDASYDALAGRVEVGWDAFLTCNVSVDRRLLEEAGGFDPRLTWHEDIELGERLARRGMHLFYEPEALAYHHHLLDETAYLRIAEREGAALVLWYRKRPDLAPDLTRLGLVGPPPLAAAPRHRVADLAMPTALLPGWQMAARVLTRISPEAGRTVWRRLFQRQKRLAIARALAA
- a CDS encoding right-handed parallel beta-helix repeat-containing protein, encoding MHAQNLFAALLLPALAACGAADAQSQQRILVDPAGGAMENYRTVARLADVPFASLGPGSSVLIRGGSYGDVAVIGTRGSAEAPVTVAAVAGTRPVLSNSVVFENAAYVTVTGLTVQGAVNSGFIIRRGSHHVTVADSTVSRSGLGIWIGDGAGAGHRITGNTLSDNKTHGVAIDVINVPPEDPSYILANTVTGNGIHGMEINGSGYVVEGNRVSGNGVGMSGTSGIHVYAKDAAQDAGDRNTIRYNIVTGQKETTGQDGNGIQIDQWCDGNTVAFNVATDNDGAGINLFDAGSNTVVNNTVTGNMRDSGGKHVYRGEIVLASDYTKSVDRTAGNRVLNNIAFATRPGIAAIAVEATTADNGNAIGPNFIGSRVGAPLYRWAATTTSDGASLPLHGQGPDLTGTPAFRDPAAPLSGGLALTKPPARAGIPLGATRDLAGQAYVAGEAPTFGAYRSP